A single bacterium DNA region contains:
- a CDS encoding AMP-binding protein, with amino-acid sequence MNQLSHPLTLPDLFSTAINEYASRTAMAMEGSDTVTYAQFGCRIAELRKSMHGMGIRPGDRVAILAENSPNWTIAYAAIVTMGAIAVPIHTDLQLEEVRNIVLHAGCKLIFISLNQASRIKTEQRCEAGVMVLLDTFEVLTPAFWDKTKQRGVSLLQAGTDGMNTARVSEHDVAVIIYTSGTTGTPKGVMLTHGNLTHNVVMATRMQPVKEDDVFVSILPLSHAYQCTLGFLLPFMSGAEVHYVAKQASMPMLLETFKRVHPTMMLTVPLVMESIFHKQIRPRLTPNKMMDLVSGTDLGKRILYRKAGEKLLEVFGGRLRFFGIGGARLNDQVEEFLVEAGFPYAVGYGMTETAPLLTGCEPAHTRFQSSGRVLEGMQLRVSDPDPESGEGEIQVKGPCVMKGYYNEPELTQKAFTEDGWLRTGDTGIVDDEGYIFLKGRLKNVIIRPNGINVHPEDIEAVLNRHDYINESLVKQKGNQLLAYVHFDLEKIADAEKLHGKNDAMMLRLRVEELLPEIQTWINKRVSRYSRIDRVLIQAQPFPKSASQTIRRHLHQAA; translated from the coding sequence ATGAATCAGCTCTCCCATCCCCTCACACTCCCCGACCTGTTCTCGACTGCAATCAACGAATATGCATCCCGCACAGCCATGGCCATGGAGGGAAGCGATACTGTCACCTATGCACAATTCGGCTGCCGCATTGCTGAACTGCGCAAGTCAATGCATGGCATGGGTATTCGTCCCGGTGATCGTGTCGCCATACTGGCGGAGAACAGTCCGAACTGGACCATCGCATACGCCGCAATCGTAACCATGGGTGCGATCGCCGTGCCCATCCATACCGATCTTCAGCTCGAAGAAGTACGCAACATTGTGCTGCATGCCGGCTGCAAACTGATTTTTATTTCCCTCAATCAGGCGAGCCGCATCAAGACAGAGCAGCGCTGCGAGGCAGGAGTCATGGTGCTGCTCGACACCTTCGAAGTTTTGACGCCAGCATTCTGGGACAAAACGAAGCAACGCGGCGTTAGCCTGCTTCAGGCTGGGACTGATGGAATGAACACAGCCAGGGTCAGCGAGCATGACGTCGCTGTCATTATATATACGTCAGGAACGACCGGGACACCGAAAGGCGTGATGCTCACGCACGGCAATCTCACGCACAACGTTGTCATGGCGACGCGTATGCAGCCGGTGAAGGAAGATGATGTTTTTGTTTCGATTCTGCCGCTTTCTCACGCGTACCAGTGCACGCTGGGGTTCCTCCTGCCCTTCATGTCCGGTGCCGAGGTGCACTATGTCGCAAAGCAGGCTTCCATGCCAATGCTGTTGGAAACCTTCAAACGCGTGCATCCCACGATGATGCTCACCGTCCCGCTGGTCATGGAGTCGATTTTTCATAAACAGATTCGTCCACGACTCACGCCGAACAAGATGATGGATCTCGTGTCTGGGACGGATCTCGGAAAGCGCATCCTGTACCGTAAGGCGGGGGAGAAGCTGCTGGAAGTGTTCGGTGGCAGGCTGCGCTTCTTTGGAATCGGGGGCGCCCGTCTCAATGATCAGGTGGAAGAATTCCTTGTGGAAGCCGGTTTCCCGTATGCGGTCGGATACGGCATGACGGAAACCGCACCGTTGCTTACCGGTTGCGAACCGGCGCATACAAGGTTTCAGTCATCCGGGCGTGTGCTCGAAGGAATGCAACTCCGTGTTTCGGATCCAGATCCTGAAAGTGGGGAAGGGGAAATCCAGGTGAAGGGCCCCTGTGTCATGAAGGGGTATTACAACGAGCCGGAACTGACACAGAAAGCTTTTACCGAGGACGGCTGGTTGCGGACAGGGGATACCGGAATCGTCGATGACGAAGGATACATCTTTCTCAAAGGAAGATTGAAAAATGTGATCATTCGACCGAATGGAATCAATGTGCATCCGGAGGACATTGAGGCTGTGTTGAATCGTCACGATTATATCAACGAATCATTGGTAAAGCAGAAGGGAAATCAGCTGCTCGCATATGTTCACTTCGATCTTGAGAAAATCGCTGACGCCGAAAAGTTGCATGGAAAAAACGACGCGATGATGCTGCGCCTGCGCGTGGAAGAATTGCTGCCTGAAATCCAGACATGGATTAACAAACGCGTCAGCCGCTACAGCCGCATCGACCGTGTGCTCATACAGGCACAGCCCTTCCCCAAGTCGGCATCGCAGACCATTCGACGTCATCTGCACCAGGCTGCGTGA